DNA sequence from the Sandaracinaceae bacterium genome:
CCTCTTGCGTGGTGGCGAAGCCGGCGCGGTACACACCGTTGTTCACCGTGTGATAGACGCGCTCGTTGACGCGGTCGATCTCGTCGCGCAGCGCCTCCGGGTAGAGGTCCGGGCCCTCCGCCACAACCCCCGAGAACGCGCCGTCGAACATGCGGATGATCTCCGAGGACTCGTTGCTGACGACGGTGTCGCGCTCCTTGTCGTACAGCACGGGCACGGTGACGCGCCCCGTGTAGTCGGGCTTGGCGTGGGTGTAGACCTGGTGCAGCACGCGCGCGCCATGGAGCGGGTCGGGCACCACGCCGGGCCCGTCGTCGAAGGTCCAGCCGTGCTCCTGCATGAGCCAGTTCACCACGGACACGCTCACGTGCGGCTCGAGCCCCTTCAGCCGCCGCACGATGAGCGTGCGGTGCGCCCACGGGCAGGCGTGACTCACGTAGAGGTGATAGCGACCGGACGCGGCCGCGAAGCCCCCGTCGCCGGTCGGACCTGGTGTGCCGTCGGGCGTGACCCAGTGGCGGAAGGACGACTCCTTGCGCACGAAGCGGCCGTCGGTGGCTTTGGTGTCGTACCAGGCGTCGTGCCACTGGCCGTCGATCAGGAGTCCCATGCGCTGTCTTTCTTTCGGAGCGAGCGCGCTCCGAGCCGCGGAGCCGCCCCCGAGGGTCGCGCCCCCCGCCCGAGCGTTTCAACTCGCCTTCCCGTCCCGGGGGCTGGTATGGGAGAGGCCATGTGCCGCCTCTCGCTCCATCTCCGCCTGTTGTCCTTCGTCGTCATCGCTGTGCTCGGGGCCGCGCCCGGGTGCGCCGGGAGCTCGTCCGGCACCACCGAGGGTGAGGGGGCCGAGGGTAGCAGCGGTGGCGAGACGGAGGTGGACCCCATCACCGAGCCGCCGCTGGCCGAGACCCTGCAGCTGCCCACCACCACGCTCATCCCAGTGCCCAGCTCGGGCACGCCGCGGCACCAGCTGAGCGCCGAGCTGCAGCAGCTCTGGGCCAAGGTGGAGGAGGCTTCCGCCATGACGCCGCC
Encoded proteins:
- a CDS encoding glutathione S-transferase family protein, with product MGLLIDGQWHDAWYDTKATDGRFVRKESSFRHWVTPDGTPGPTGDGGFAAASGRYHLYVSHACPWAHRTLIVRRLKGLEPHVSVSVVNWLMQEHGWTFDDGPGVVPDPLHGARVLHQVYTHAKPDYTGRVTVPVLYDKERDTVVSNESSEIIRMFDGAFSGVVAEGPDLYPEALRDEIDRVNERVYHTVNNGVYRAGFATTQEAYEEAVRELFDSLDWLEGLLGERRYLAGDQLTEADVRLFTTLVRFDPVYVGHFKCNLRRIVDYPNLREFTRELYQLPGVRETVHMDHIKGHYYQSHETINPTGIVPLGPVLDLDVPHQRG